In Planctomycetota bacterium, one genomic interval encodes:
- a CDS encoding AAA family ATPase translates to MTTLPQTVRHEQGPARGRHRGTNGHANGHDSANGTSLPALPSMPVLSTPVTMPASAGGSGSGGLTGNDVARVLRENLIWIVLAGILSGVAGFGLNQWLLKEHVSYKAQGQLLAPPEVPFDITGRGESVRPVARENLEVLLQTQVAGLKNPELLMEVLEDNSEVRNSSWLRKEAGMDEASTINSQIAVEKMLENFNASPLKGSRLINVSFEADNAQDATNILRVITNTRMREVEELSSRDLDLEIRELGRLIGQRQERLDDIDRQIRAVRTDGGGADDMAATRTVVQGELGQLIRARGEAEASAAEFRQALESAQDAISRGNDPPMVNAQVAQDPKLLRLEAQIDNIRQLLAINEQKLGEGHTFIEALREQLDALTNLRADTEADARARARDGLIAQLQTQLELFEEQAEQANVEIERFDSRLKQLERDAAELSLLTQDRMAKSAELEANRTRLSLLERQSFVRPQQQLQWYVQPVPPTSPDFPRLPLTVAFCMLLGVGSVVGLAFLREVLDTTVKSPRDVVRGGDMTVLGTIPDESDDPEATSDGNPLSLAIAHSPHSMTAEQYRMVRSRLAHVAPLETTRSILVTSPQPGDGKTTVACNLAAGLALNGRSVLLIDANFRRSALHEVFGLDNEVGFSTALVDPDRFDECVATVENVPNLHVLPAGPKPDKSAATELIEGNGFLDVIDHAYEQYDVVVFDSGPILFTSETGALAPQVDGVISVVRARSSTRGLLGRLRDSLASLNVEHLGVVLNAVRSRAGGYYTRNIKTFYDYQNVPARR, encoded by the coding sequence ATGACCACGCTTCCGCAAACGGTCCGACACGAGCAAGGCCCCGCACGCGGTCGGCATCGCGGCACCAACGGGCACGCCAACGGCCACGACAGTGCCAACGGCACGTCGCTCCCCGCACTGCCGAGCATGCCCGTCCTGTCCACGCCCGTCACCATGCCCGCCAGCGCCGGCGGATCGGGATCGGGCGGCCTCACGGGCAATGACGTCGCGCGGGTGCTGCGTGAGAACCTCATCTGGATCGTCCTCGCCGGCATTCTGAGCGGTGTCGCGGGTTTCGGGCTGAACCAGTGGCTCCTGAAGGAGCACGTGAGCTACAAGGCTCAGGGACAGCTGCTCGCTCCGCCGGAAGTACCGTTCGACATCACTGGCCGCGGCGAGAGCGTGCGACCCGTTGCTCGCGAGAACCTGGAGGTTCTGCTCCAGACGCAGGTCGCTGGCCTGAAGAACCCCGAGCTTCTCATGGAGGTCCTCGAGGACAACAGCGAGGTCCGCAACAGCAGCTGGCTTCGCAAGGAAGCTGGCATGGACGAAGCTTCGACCATCAACTCGCAGATTGCCGTCGAGAAGATGCTTGAGAACTTCAACGCGTCACCGCTCAAGGGGAGCCGACTCATCAATGTCAGCTTCGAGGCGGACAACGCTCAGGATGCCACCAACATCCTCCGCGTCATCACCAACACGCGCATGCGTGAGGTCGAAGAACTTTCTAGCCGCGACCTCGACCTCGAGATCCGCGAACTCGGCAGGCTCATTGGTCAGCGGCAGGAACGGCTCGACGACATCGATCGTCAGATCCGCGCGGTCCGCACTGACGGCGGCGGGGCCGACGACATGGCGGCCACCCGCACCGTCGTCCAGGGCGAGCTCGGCCAGCTCATCCGAGCCCGCGGCGAGGCGGAGGCCTCGGCTGCCGAGTTCCGTCAGGCACTCGAAAGCGCCCAAGACGCGATCTCGCGCGGCAACGACCCACCGATGGTCAACGCCCAGGTCGCCCAGGATCCGAAGCTCCTTCGCCTCGAAGCTCAGATCGACAACATTCGACAGCTTCTGGCCATCAATGAGCAGAAGCTCGGCGAAGGGCACACCTTCATCGAAGCGTTGCGTGAGCAGCTCGATGCCCTGACCAACCTCCGAGCCGACACCGAGGCTGACGCGCGTGCACGAGCGCGCGACGGGCTGATCGCTCAGCTCCAAACCCAACTCGAACTCTTCGAAGAGCAGGCAGAGCAGGCCAACGTCGAGATCGAGCGTTTCGACAGTCGCCTCAAGCAGCTCGAACGCGATGCCGCCGAACTGAGCCTGCTGACGCAGGATCGCATGGCCAAGTCGGCCGAACTCGAAGCGAACCGCACGCGCCTGTCGCTGCTCGAACGCCAAAGCTTCGTCCGCCCGCAGCAGCAGTTGCAGTGGTACGTCCAACCGGTCCCGCCGACCAGCCCGGACTTCCCGCGACTGCCGCTCACCGTCGCCTTCTGCATGCTCCTGGGCGTCGGCAGCGTCGTCGGCCTCGCGTTCCTTCGCGAGGTCCTCGACACCACCGTCAAGAGCCCACGCGACGTCGTCCGCGGTGGCGACATGACGGTCCTGGGCACCATCCCAGACGAGAGCGACGACCCCGAAGCCACCAGCGACGGCAACCCGCTCTCGCTGGCCATCGCCCACAGCCCGCACTCGATGACGGCCGAGCAGTACCGCATGGTCCGCTCGCGTCTGGCGCACGTTGCTCCGCTGGAGACCACACGCTCCATCCTCGTCACCAGCCCGCAGCCGGGTGACGGCAAGACGACGGTCGCGTGCAACCTCGCCGCGGGTCTGGCGCTCAACGGCCGGAGCGTGCTCCTCATCGATGCCAACTTCCGCCGGTCTGCACTGCACGAGGTCTTCGGCCTCGACAACGAGGTCGGCTTCTCGACTGCACTGGTCGACCCCGATCGCTTCGACGAATGCGTTGCCACCGTCGAAAACGTGCCGAACCTCCACGTCCTCCCGGCCGGGCCCAAGCCCGACAAGTCGGCGGCGACGGAGCTCATCGAGGGCAACGGCTTCCTCGACGTCATCGACCACGCCTACGAGCAGTACGACGTCGTCGTCTTCGACTCGGGCCCGATCCTCTTCACCAGTGAGACCGGTGCATTGGCCCCGCAGGTCGACGGCGTCATCAGCGTCGTTCGCGCCCGCAGCAGCACGCGTGGCCTGCTCGGCCGACTGCGTGACTCGCTGGCGAGCCTGAACGTCGAGCACCTGGGCGTCGTCCTCAACGCCGTCCGCAGCCGCGCCGGCGGGTACTACACGCGGAACATCAAGACCTTCTACGACTATCAGAACGTCCCCGCCCGTCGGTGA
- a CDS encoding HAD family hydrolase, with product MDFHVRGVLFDMDGTLTRPTLDFDAIRRDIGLPPGRAILEAMDELSPADRAEAERVLHRHEQADAEASELDPACHDVLQELGRRGLPFAVITRNSRMVVETVWRVHGLPPCPTIARDDGLPFKPDPTPLHIAAERIGRRCSECLMVGDSVFDIAAGNAAGCVSVWISHGDDRPFDDEPAVTISSLGELLRHL from the coding sequence ATGGACTTCCACGTGCGTGGCGTGCTTTTCGACATGGACGGCACGCTGACGCGGCCGACGCTGGACTTCGACGCGATCCGCCGCGACATCGGCCTGCCGCCGGGCCGGGCGATTCTGGAGGCGATGGACGAGCTCTCGCCGGCGGATCGTGCCGAGGCGGAGCGGGTTCTACACCGGCACGAGCAGGCCGACGCCGAGGCGAGCGAGCTCGACCCGGCGTGTCACGACGTGCTCCAAGAGCTCGGCCGACGCGGTTTGCCGTTCGCGGTCATCACGCGCAACAGCCGAATGGTCGTCGAGACCGTCTGGCGCGTGCACGGACTACCGCCGTGTCCGACGATTGCCCGCGACGACGGCTTGCCGTTCAAGCCCGATCCGACGCCGCTCCACATCGCTGCCGAACGCATCGGCCGCCGGTGTTCGGAGTGCTTGATGGTCGGCGACAGCGTCTTCGACATTGCCGCCGGCAACGCGGCCGGCTGCGTGTCGGTCTGGATCAGTCACGGCGACGATCGCCCGTTCGACGATGAACCGGCCGTGACCATTTCCTCGCTGGGTGAGCTGCTGCGTCACCTGTGA
- a CDS encoding LysM domain-containing protein, with product MHSVPGTGLLLTIVVAGCATIRPPSQVALPEPESPTAESETATPGHFDVLAVGDTATPQFDFTKPVPTQTIVVGHRQPTRHVVAPGETLFGIAREYLGHGGRWRELLDSNPRLQPDTLAAGDVVVIP from the coding sequence ATGCACAGCGTGCCCGGCACCGGACTTCTGCTCACGATCGTCGTCGCCGGCTGCGCCACGATCCGGCCGCCGAGCCAGGTCGCGTTGCCCGAGCCCGAGTCACCAACGGCCGAATCTGAAACGGCGACGCCGGGTCACTTCGACGTCCTGGCCGTCGGCGACACGGCGACGCCGCAGTTCGACTTCACCAAGCCCGTCCCGACGCAGACCATTGTCGTCGGTCATCGTCAGCCGACACGACACGTCGTCGCGCCTGGCGAAACGCTCTTCGGCATCGCCCGAGAATACCTCGGGCACGGCGGCCGTTGGCGCGAACTGCTCGACTCCAACCCACGCCTCCAGCCGGACACGCTCGCTGCGGGCGACGTGGTGGTCATCCCGTGA
- a CDS encoding FAD-dependent oxidoreductase has translation MSTDPRVAITGGGITALTAAAELARRGHRVDVFDKARGPGGRTSVRRAEVAGRPIVFNHGCAVFEATDPEFRNAVEAWKQAGVATAFAGRAVLIDGDGVTEDPTRFVTGTPAINAIAKHLAATPGVTFHPKHHVTEAGSGRLAFQDQPAIDGFDAIVLTCPAPQVPAIVGEAHPDLAAKVESVTMRPTWAAMVAWESDEADFGLAHVRRGPIERLIRAGDGAWAVHLTHDFSEQFLEARPEEIAAEAARHVAAVLGMTQPPAHRVAHRWRFVTTPTPVGMPCLSEENGRFVVAGDWLLGDGVEAAWRSGTAGATRVAEALS, from the coding sequence GTGAGCACGGACCCACGCGTCGCGATAACTGGTGGAGGAATCACAGCACTGACCGCCGCCGCCGAACTAGCGAGGCGGGGGCACCGCGTCGATGTCTTCGATAAGGCCCGCGGGCCGGGCGGGCGGACCAGCGTCCGCCGGGCGGAGGTCGCGGGAAGGCCGATCGTCTTCAACCACGGCTGCGCGGTCTTCGAAGCGACCGATCCTGAATTCCGCAATGCCGTCGAGGCATGGAAGCAAGCCGGCGTCGCGACGGCCTTCGCTGGCCGGGCGGTGCTCATCGACGGCGATGGCGTCACCGAGGATCCGACGCGGTTCGTCACCGGCACGCCGGCCATCAACGCCATCGCCAAACACCTCGCGGCCACGCCCGGCGTGACGTTTCATCCGAAACACCACGTCACCGAGGCCGGCTCGGGCCGGCTGGCGTTCCAGGATCAGCCTGCGATCGACGGCTTCGACGCGATCGTTCTCACGTGCCCAGCACCGCAAGTCCCGGCCATTGTCGGCGAAGCCCATCCGGACCTTGCTGCCAAGGTCGAGTCGGTCACGATGCGGCCGACGTGGGCGGCGATGGTCGCGTGGGAATCCGACGAAGCCGACTTCGGCCTTGCTCACGTGCGACGCGGTCCGATCGAGCGACTGATCCGCGCGGGCGATGGTGCGTGGGCTGTGCATCTGACGCACGACTTCAGCGAGCAATTTCTCGAAGCGCGGCCGGAGGAGATCGCGGCCGAGGCAGCGCGACACGTTGCCGCGGTCCTCGGCATGACCCAGCCGCCCGCGCATCGTGTGGCCCATCGGTGGCGCTTTGTCACCACGCCGACGCCGGTGGGCATGCCTTGTCTTTCTGAGGAAAACGGCCGATTTGTAGTAGCAGGCGACTGGTTGCTCGGGGACGGCGTCGAGGCGGCCTGGCGCAGCGGCACGGCCGGGGCGACGCGGGTCGCAGAAGCGCTAAGTTGA
- a CDS encoding OmpA family protein, with protein MNYITTTLVAAAAVIGLTSAASAQFQEQDIELRLSGNSQTDVEFDSTQLDLTASVGYFFADQIEGGVRQNVRYNDIGVNALDGSTAVFANYHFGEVGSELQPFVGASFGYNYGDSVTDTFFAGPEGGVKYFLAESWFLFGQVEYQFFFEDDEAADDAIDDGTFIFSLGLGVILE; from the coding sequence ATGAACTACATCACCACCACGCTCGTCGCCGCCGCTGCGGTCATCGGTCTGACGTCCGCCGCGTCCGCCCAGTTCCAGGAGCAGGACATCGAGCTCCGCCTGAGCGGCAACTCGCAGACCGACGTCGAGTTCGACAGCACGCAGCTCGACCTCACCGCCAGCGTCGGCTACTTCTTCGCCGACCAGATCGAAGGCGGCGTCCGACAGAACGTCCGCTACAACGACATCGGCGTCAACGCACTCGACGGAAGCACCGCGGTCTTTGCCAACTACCACTTCGGCGAGGTCGGCTCCGAGCTGCAGCCATTCGTCGGTGCCAGCTTCGGCTACAACTACGGCGACTCGGTTACCGACACCTTCTTCGCCGGTCCTGAGGGCGGCGTGAAGTACTTCCTGGCCGAGAGCTGGTTCCTCTTCGGGCAGGTCGAGTACCAGTTCTTCTTCGAAGACGACGAGGCCGCTGACGATGCGATCGATGACGGCACGTTCATCTTCAGCCTGGGTCTGGGCGTCATCCTCGAATAG